The window TGCGAAAGCAGGGAGATGGAGTCACGTTTGAAGTGCAACGATTGATTTGAGTTTGGAGAATGCCTCGGCGGGGGTCTTGAAGTCGAGGCATTTGCGTGGGGTATCGTTGAGGCGCTGAGCGAGGCGCCTGAGGACGGCTGCCGTGATGAACCTGAGGTCAGTTTTGCGTGGCAGAGAGCGTCGTAAGCGCCCGATGGAGTTTTCCACGCCGCCTTTTTGCCAGGGACTATGGGGATCGCAGAAGAAGGTTTGGACGCCGAGGGCGTTGTGAAGCCTGTGATGCTCGGCGAACTCGGTTCCGTTGTCGAAGCTGATGGTTTTACGGATCGCCTGTGGAAGCTTGCCGAGTTGACGGGCGATGGTCCGAGCGGTGAGGACAGCTTTCCGATCGCGTGGGTGCAGCACGATGCTGAAGCGAGTTTGGCGCTCGTGGAGAACCAGCAATCCTTGGCCATATCGCGCGAACAGCATGAAGTCGGCTTCCCAATGACCCGGCGTCCCGCGACCTTCGACCTCGGAGGGTCGTTCATCGATCGAGCGCCGTTGTTTAATGAAGCTGGCAGGGCTGCCGCCTGGGCGTCGCCGGCGCCCTCGTCTGAGTTTATGGCGCGGCAGCAGGCGGTGCCAGTAATCCTTCTGGGCGGTACGATGATAGATGAAACGATAGATTGACTCGTGGCTGATCATGACGCGACCATGTTCTCGCGCCAGTCGACCAGCGATCTGCTCCGGCGAATGTCCCATCGCAAGGCTTTTGCCGACGCAGTCCCGCAGGGCCGGCTGGCGCGCCAGCTTGAAGCGGCCATCCTGCCGTCGCCGACGTTCGGCCAATTGTTGAGCCCGGACCGGTTCGTAACCGCCCTTCCAGACCTTGGTAGGCCGCGAGTTGCGCTTCAGCTCCCGACTTATCGTCGACGTCGCGCGGTCAAGCGCAGACGCAATATCGTTTTGAGATTTACCGCCTACATGCAGGCGGTAAATCTCAACGCGCTCTTCAAGGCTGAGCTGGCCATAACATTGTCCCATCGCCACAACACCCTAGCAGGTGTTGCACTTGTGTCGTGAACCCAAGGGACCCATAACCCCAAATGCTGCTTGTTGCGCGATGTTGGAACGACGAGTCCCGTTCACAATATCCGCCGCGGCGTATGGGTCCCTGCTTTCGCAGGGACGACACCGAATGTGTTGCGACATCGATGGACGCAGCTTCGCATCCTTGCGACATAAATCGTCCGAGCCTTGCGCTGCGTTCCGCCTCTCTCTTGAAGAGGGCGCACGAAAGCATGTATAGCACTATGCTATGTTTCTGATAAATCGAAATATTCTTCTGCGGGGATCTTGCGCCGTCGGGCAAATCAGTGGCAAGGGCTTCGTCCCGTCTACCCGTCCTTCCGGGGCTCGCGAAGCGAGAATCCGGAATGACGCGCTGAGAGCGCCACGCTCTTATTCCCGCGCTGCCTCAAATTTATTCAGCCGGCGAGCGCCCACCCACTACTTTAGTTGTCGTCCATGCATGGCGATCTGCGCGCAGTTTCACTTGCTGCGCATTTTGTCGCAGCTATAGTCCGGCCCCAAGAGCTCGAAGCAGCCGAACAAAAAGAGGAGAGAAACAGGGTGAAAAGAACATCGCGACTGCCTGTTCATGCGATGCAGCAACTTGCCGGAGCGGCCGTGTTGGGCCTATTGGCAGCCAGCCCCGGCGGAGCGCTGGCGGCTGACACCCTCAAGATCGGCGTGATCGCCGAAGCGCAGGCGATCGCCGGGGCGTCGATCCCGCAGGCGGCGCAGCTCGCCGCCGACGAGATCAACGCCAAGGGCGGCATCGACGGCCGCAAGATCGAAATCGTCTCGTACGACAATCACTCGTCGTCGGCGGACTCGGTGCGCGCATTCCAGCGCGCGGTCAACGAAGACAAGGTCAACGTCGTCATCTCGAGCTACATCAGCGAAGTCGTGCTGGCGCTCGAGCCCTGGGCTTCGCGCCTGAAGACGCCGTTCGTCACGCCCGGTGCGGCCTCCAACGAGATCAGCAAGAGCGTCCACGCCGACTACGAGAAGAACAAGTACACCTTCCACGGCTATCTGACCTCGGCGGCGCTGGCGCTGTCGGTCTGCGACGCCGCCAAGGAGCTGCTGGTCGATCAGAAGCACATGAAGACCGCGGTCATCATGAGCGAGGACGCGGCGTGGACCAAGCCGCTCGACGTCGGCTACGAGGAGTGCCTGCCGAAGATCGGGCTCAAGGTCGTGGACCATATCCGCTTCTCGCCCGACACCACCGATTTCACGCCGATCTTCAATAAGGTCGAAGCCGCCAAGCCCGACGTCATCATCACCGGCATCTCGCATGTCGGCGTTCAGCCGACGGTGCAGTGGAAGAACCAGCAGGTGCCGATCCCGATGTTCGGCATTTCCTCGCAGGCGACCAACGAGACCTTCGGCAAGGACACCAACGACGCGGCGGAAGGCGTGCTGTATCAGGGCGTGTCGGGTCCGAACGTCGCGGTGACGCCGAAGTCGGTGCCGTTCGCGGAAGGCTTCAAGAAGCGCTACGGCAACTATCCCTCCTATGCGGGCTACACCGCCTACGACGAGGTCTACTACATCGCGGATGCGGTGAAGCGCGCGGGCTCAGTCGAGGCCGACAAGATGGTCGATGCGCTGGAGAAGACCGATTGGGAAGGCACCATCGGACGCGTCCAGTTCTACGGCAAGGACGATCCGTTCACCCATTCGATCAAATACGGCAAGGGCCTGATCACCGGACTGATGCTGCAGTGGCAGGGCGGCAAGCAGGTCGCGGTCTGGCCGAAGGAGGTCGCCAAGAGCGATCTCAAGTTCCCGAGCTTCATCAAGCTCACCACCAACTGATCGATGATCATGCTCCCGGGCCGGTCCCGGGAGCATCCGCATTCAGTTCCGCGTCCTCCACAACAGGCAGCTTTGCTGCCGCGGCCGATTTGAGATGCTTGCCTTACAAATCCTGATCGATGGCTTTGCCATCAGTGCGCTATATGCCCTCGGTGCCACCGGCTTCACCCTGATCTTCGGTGTCTCCGGCGTTCTCAACCTCTCCCACGGTGCCATCATGGTGGCCGCAGCGGTCGCGGCCTGGGCCGCGGCCAGCGTGCTGCACCTCGACATCTACACCGGCGCGTTGTTCGGTGTCGGCGTGGCGCTGATCATGGCGTTCGCGACCTATTTCGCGGTCGTGAAGCCGATCCAGAATTCCAGGCGGATCCCCAACGAGGAGAAGGAAATCTTCGTCCTCACCGGCACCCTGCTATGGGGCATCATGATCCAGGAGCTGATCGCCTATTTCTTCACCAACAATGCCAAGACGGTGCTGCCGATCGTCGAGGGCGTCGTCGATATCTTCGGCAACCGCACGCCGCGCAACAACATCTTCACCGCGCTGGTGTGCTGTCTCGTGATCGGCCTGCTCTGGCTGCTGGTGAACCGCACGCGGACCGGCAAGGCGGTGCTGGCGGCCTCGATGAACCCGCGCGGCGTCACCTTGCTCGGGCTCGAGCTGACCCAGATCTACATCGTGGTGTGGGGCATCTACGGCATCCTGGCCGGTATCGCCGGCGTGCTGCTCGGCATGTTCTTAGGCGTCAGCTCCTACAGCGTCGGGCCGCTGACCGCGAGCGCGTTCTCGATTGTGGTGCTCGGCGGCCTCGGCAGCGTCTCCGGTTCGCTGATCGCGGCCTTCGTCGTCGGCTATCTCGAGACCATCACGGCCTACATGATCTCGCCGGCCTACCGCACCATTCCGGCGCTGCTGCTTTTGGTGTTCGTGATGTATATCCGGCCTCAAGGCCTGCTCGGGAGGCGCTGAGATGGCCAACTTCTTTACCTCGCGCCTGTTCTTCATTTCGCTGGTCTGCGTGGTGGTTGCTGCGACGCTGCCGTTCTATGTCTCTGGCTACATCCTCGGGCTGCTCACCGTCGCGTTCTATTTCGGCGTGTTCGCGATGGCCTGGGACCTCTTGTTCGGCTTCGCCGGCGAGGTCAATTTCGGGCCGACCTTCCTGATCGGCACCGGCGCCTACACCGCCGGCATTCTCAACAACCAGTTCGGCTGGTCGGTCTATGTCTGCATCCTGCTCGGCGCGCTGGCGTCGGTGGTCGCGGGCTTCGTGCTGGCGCTGCCGGCGCTGCGGGTGAGGGGACCGTATTTCGGCCTGACCACGCTGGTTGCGGTCTTGATGCTGCAGAATTTCATCGTGGTGTTCGCTGACCTGACCGGCGGCGAGATCGGTCTCACCATCCCCGATGTCATCACGATCAATGCCGGCGCCAATTACTGGATCGCGCTCGGCTTCATGACTGTGAGCGCCGCGATCCTGTACGGACTGTCGCAATCGCCGGTTGGACTCGTGCTTCAGGCAAGCGGGCAGGACCCGGTGCAGGCCGGCGCGCTCGGCTTCAACATCGTCAAGCACAAGCTCGCCGCCTTTATCGTCAGCGCGTTCTTCTCGGGCCTGTCGGGGGCGCTGCTGGTGTTCTACTTCGGCACCGCCTCGGTCGGCACCGTGGTCGACGTCGCGGTCGGCGTGAACGTGATCGTGTCCGCCGTGCTCGGCGGCCGGCGCACCGTGCTGGGCGCGGCGTTAGGGGCGATCTTCCTGATCGTCGCGGGCGAATTCCTGCGTCCGACCGGCGAGCTTGCGACCTTCATCGTCTCGGCGGTGGCGCTGCTCGTCGTGCTATTCTTCCCCGGCGGTTTCCTCGGAGCGGCCCTGTCACGCGAGGCGCGCTCCTAAATGGATCAGACTGTGACCACAGCAACGCTCACCGTCCGTGGATTGACCAAGAGATTCGGCGGCTTGACCGCGGTGAAGAACCTGTCGTTCGACCTGCATCCCGGCGAGATCCTCGGCCTGATCGGGCCGAACGGCTCGGGCAAGTCGACCGCGATGAAGAGCGTGATGGGCATCGAGCGCCCGACCGCGGGCGAGGTGCTGTTCGAC of the Bradyrhizobium quebecense genome contains:
- a CDS encoding IS30 family transposase, which translates into the protein MGQCYGQLSLEERVEIYRLHVGGKSQNDIASALDRATSTISRELKRNSRPTKVWKGGYEPVRAQQLAERRRRQDGRFKLARQPALRDCVGKSLAMGHSPEQIAGRLAREHGRVMISHESIYRFIYHRTAQKDYWHRLLPRHKLRRGRRRRPGGSPASFIKQRRSIDERPSEVEGRGTPGHWEADFMLFARYGQGLLVLHERQTRFSIVLHPRDRKAVLTARTIARQLGKLPQAIRKTISFDNGTEFAEHHRLHNALGVQTFFCDPHSPWQKGGVENSIGRLRRSLPRKTDLRFITAAVLRRLAQRLNDTPRKCLDFKTPAEAFSKLKSIVALQT
- a CDS encoding ABC transporter substrate-binding protein; amino-acid sequence: MQQLAGAAVLGLLAASPGGALAADTLKIGVIAEAQAIAGASIPQAAQLAADEINAKGGIDGRKIEIVSYDNHSSSADSVRAFQRAVNEDKVNVVISSYISEVVLALEPWASRLKTPFVTPGAASNEISKSVHADYEKNKYTFHGYLTSAALALSVCDAAKELLVDQKHMKTAVIMSEDAAWTKPLDVGYEECLPKIGLKVVDHIRFSPDTTDFTPIFNKVEAAKPDVIITGISHVGVQPTVQWKNQQVPIPMFGISSQATNETFGKDTNDAAEGVLYQGVSGPNVAVTPKSVPFAEGFKKRYGNYPSYAGYTAYDEVYYIADAVKRAGSVEADKMVDALEKTDWEGTIGRVQFYGKDDPFTHSIKYGKGLITGLMLQWQGGKQVAVWPKEVAKSDLKFPSFIKLTTN
- a CDS encoding branched-chain amino acid ABC transporter permease, whose protein sequence is MLALQILIDGFAISALYALGATGFTLIFGVSGVLNLSHGAIMVAAAVAAWAAASVLHLDIYTGALFGVGVALIMAFATYFAVVKPIQNSRRIPNEEKEIFVLTGTLLWGIMIQELIAYFFTNNAKTVLPIVEGVVDIFGNRTPRNNIFTALVCCLVIGLLWLLVNRTRTGKAVLAASMNPRGVTLLGLELTQIYIVVWGIYGILAGIAGVLLGMFLGVSSYSVGPLTASAFSIVVLGGLGSVSGSLIAAFVVGYLETITAYMISPAYRTIPALLLLVFVMYIRPQGLLGRR
- a CDS encoding branched-chain amino acid ABC transporter permease, which encodes MANFFTSRLFFISLVCVVVAATLPFYVSGYILGLLTVAFYFGVFAMAWDLLFGFAGEVNFGPTFLIGTGAYTAGILNNQFGWSVYVCILLGALASVVAGFVLALPALRVRGPYFGLTTLVAVLMLQNFIVVFADLTGGEIGLTIPDVITINAGANYWIALGFMTVSAAILYGLSQSPVGLVLQASGQDPVQAGALGFNIVKHKLAAFIVSAFFSGLSGALLVFYFGTASVGTVVDVAVGVNVIVSAVLGGRRTVLGAALGAIFLIVAGEFLRPTGELATFIVSAVALLVVLFFPGGFLGAALSREARS